One Salarias fasciatus chromosome 9, fSalaFa1.1, whole genome shotgun sequence DNA segment encodes these proteins:
- the chpf2 gene encoding chondroitin sulfate glucuronyltransferase — translation MRVSSLLALFRPALPLILGLSLGCSLSLLMVSWTQGDTDDPCRDELSNGRLFMGIGDTQRDPRDAAGEEDFEPRIVPYHKDPNKPHKKVLRTRYIHTELGIRERLLVGVLTSRATLNTLAVAVNRTVAHHFHRTFFFTGLRSPKVPHGMTVVAHGDDRPVWLMYETVRHLHQHYGSEYDWFLLAQDDTYMQADRLSELVGHLSAGQDLYMGRAEEFIGGEEKARYCHGGYGYLLSRSLLARLQPHLDTCRNDILSVRPDEWLGRCIIDYLGLSCVEVHQEMTYRYFELGKNADPEREDSAQFKNAFTVHPVSEPNVMYRLHKRFSQIELDWTYTQIQQLQMQINNLSDLTPEGKAGVTWPIGINPPFKPRTRFEVINWEYFTEEHIYSCVDSSPKCEMRGADRADVSAVLEIAVERLNERYQPQLRFRKRRLLNGYRRFDPTRGMEYMLDLALEAYTQKGHSQVIAKRVNLLRPLSAVEIIPMPYVTEATRVQVILPVTAQDQDFVGNFLDMYVMNTLDTHDNVLLTFLFIYDPFDAQRVSQTDVFAGIKAMIGEVEKRYGDVKIPWISVKTEVPSQVKLMDIISKKHPVDTLFFLASVWTEVNADFLNRCRMNAISNWQVFFPIHFQEFNPAVMYRDQQPSAASSSFASDSLRDGHFDRHVFDEACFYNADYMTARTKMAADILDNEELLESMDVYDIFVRYSGLHVFRAVEPALIQKYVRRACNPRFSEDIYHRCVLSNLEGLGSRSHLAMALFEQEQANST, via the exons ATGCGCGTGTCTTCGCTGTTGGCCCTGTTCAGGCCTGCTCTGCCCCTGATCCTCGGACTGTCTCTGGGCTGCAGTCTGAGCCTTTTGATGGTGTCCTGGACGCAGGGGGACACTGACGACCCCTGCAGAGACGAGCTGAGCAATGGCCGGCTCTTCATGGGGATAGGAGACACCCAGAGGGACCCCCGGGATGCAGCAGGGGAGGAAGACTTTGAGCCACGTATCGTGCCCTACCATAAAGACCCCAACAAGCCACACAAGAAAGTCCTCAG AACGCGATACATTCACACTGAGCTGGGCATCAGAGAGCGGCTGCTGGTGGGCGTGCTGACCTCCAGGGCCACCCTCAACACCCTGGCCGTGGCGGTCAACCGCACAGTCGCCCACCACTTCCATCGCACCTTTTTCTTCACGGGCCTGCGCAGCCCCAAGGTGCCTCACGGCATGACGGTGGTCGCCCATGGCGACGACCGGCCCGTGTGGCTGATGTACGAGACGGTGCGCCACCTCCACCAGCACTACGGCTCGGAGTACGACTGGTTCCTGTTGGCCCAGGACGACACCTACATGCAGGCGGACCGCCTGTCCGAGCTGGTGGGCCACCTGAGCGCCGGTCAGGACCTGTACATGGGCCGGGCGGAGGAGTTCATCGGCGGGGAGGAGAAGGCGCGCTACTGCCACGGCGGGTACGGCTACCTGCTGTCACGCAGCCTCCTGGCCCGCCTGCAGCCCCACCTGGACACCTGCCGCAACGACATCCTCAGTGTGAGGCCCGACGAGTGGCTGGGCCGCTGCATCATCGACTACCTGGGTCTCAGCTGTGTGGAGGTGCACCAG GAGATGACTTATCGCTACTTCGAACTCGGGAAAAACGCAGACCCGGAGCGCGAAGACAGCGCTCAGTTTAAAAACGCCTTCACCGTCCACCCCGTGTCCGAACCCAACGTCATGTACCGCCTCCACAAGCGCTTCAGCCAGATCGAGCTGGACTGGACCTACACGcagatccagcagctgcag ATGCAGATCAACAACCTGAGCGACCTGACGCCGGAGGGGAAGGCCGGAGTCACCTGGCCGATTGGGATCAACCCTCCCTTCAAGCCCAGGACGCGATTCGAGGTGATAAACTGGGAGTACTTCACCGAGGAGCACATCTACTCCTGCGTGGACAGCTCCCCCAAGTGCGAGATGAGAGGAGCCGACCGCGCCGACGTGAGCGCCGTCCTGGAGATCGCGGTGGAGCGGCTGAACGAGCGCTACCAGCCGCAGCTGCGCTTCCGCAAGCGGCGGCTCCTCAACGGCTACCGCCGCTTCGACCCCACGCGCGGGATGGAGTACATGCTGGACCTCGCCCTGGAGGCCTACACCCAGAAAGGTCACAGCCAGGTCATCGCCAAGCGGGTCAACCTGCTGCGGCCCCTGAGCGCGGTGGAAATCATCCCCATGCCGTACGTGACGGAGGCGACGCGGGTGCAGGTCATCCTCCCCGTCACCgcccaggaccaggacttcGTGGGGAACTTCCTGGACATGTACGTGATGAACACCCTGGACACCCACGACAACGTCCTGCTGACCTTCCTGTTCATCTACGACCCGTTCGACGCGCAGCGGGTCAGCCAGACCGACGTGTTCGCCGGCATCAAGGCCATGATCGGCGAGGTGGAGAAGCGCTACGGCGACGTGAAGATCCCCTGGATCAGCGTGAAGACCGAGGTCCCCTCGCAGGTCAAGCTGATGGACATCATCTCCAAGAAGCACCCGGTGGACACGCTGTTCTTCCTGGCCAGCGTTTGGACCGAGGTCAACGCCGACTTCCTGAACCGCTGCCGCATGAACGCCATCAGCAACTGGCAGGTGTTCTTCCCCATCCACTTCCAGGAGTTCAACCCGGCCGTCATGTACCGCGACCAGCagccctccgccgcctcctcctccttcgccTCCGACTCGCTGCGGGACGGGCACTTCGACCGCCACGTCTTCGACGAGGCCTGCTTCTACAACGCCGACTACATGACGGCCCgcaccaagatggcggccgacATCCTGGACAACGAGGAGCTGCTAGAGAGCATGGACGTGTACGACATCTTCGTGCGCTACTCGGGCCTGCACGTGTTCCGGGCCGTGGAGCCCGCGCTCATCCAGAAGTACGTGCGGCGGGCGTGCAACCCGCGCTTCAGCGAGGACATCTACCACCGCTGCGTCCTCAGCAACCTGGAGGGGCTGGGCTCGCGCTCGCATCTGGCCATGGCGCTGTTCGAGCAGGAGCAGGCCAACAGCACGTAg
- the abcf2b gene encoding ATP-binding cassette, sub-family F, member 2b: MPSDLAKKKAAKKKEAAKARQRTKKTDELNGEGEQPEAQTNGAESNGIASLTKELDEFELRKTEARAVTGVLASHPNSTDVHISSLSLTFHGQELLADTSLELNSGRRYGLIGLNGTGKSMLLSAIGHREIPIPEHIDIYHLTREMAPSEKSALQCVMEVDEQRIMLEKEAERLAHEDSECEKLMELYERLEELDADKAEVRASRILHGLGFSAAMQQKKLKDFSGGWRMRVALARALFIKPFMLLLDEPTNHLDLDACVWLEEELKSFKRILVLISHSQDFLNGVCTNIIHLHQRKLKYYTGNYDQYVKTREELEENQMKRFNWEQDQIAHMKNYIARFGHGSAKLARQAQSKEKTLQKMVASGLTEKVVNDKTLSFYFPPCGKIPPPVIMVQNVSFKYSDNTPHIYKNLEFGIDLDTRVALVGPNGAGKSTLLKLLMGELLPTDGMIRKHSHVKIGRYHQHLTEQLELDLSPLEYMMKCFPEIKEKEEMRKIIGRYGLTGKQQVSPIRNLSDGQKCRVCFAWLAWQNPHMLFLDEPTNHLDIETIDALAEAVNEFEGGMMLVSHDFRLIQQVAQEIWVCENQTITKWNRDILAYKEHLKSKIEKQQAHDI; the protein is encoded by the exons ATGCCCTCTGATTTGGCAAAGAAGAAGGCAGCCAAAAAGAAGGAGGCTGCCAAAGCGCGCCAGCGCACCAAGAAAACTGACGAACTCAATGGTGAAGGCGAACAACCAGAGGCCCAAACTAATGGAGCGGAGAGTAATG gcATTGCCAGCTTGACAAAAGAGCTGGATGAGTTTGAACTGCGAAAGACCGAGGCACGGGCAGTGACTGGCGTTCTCGCCTCTCATCCCAACAGCACCGATGTCCACATTAGCAGCCTGTCTCTGACCTTTCATGGTCAAGAATTGCTCGCTGACACCAGTCTGGAGCTCAACTCAGGCAGACGCTACGGCCTCATCGGGCTTAACGGGACAG GAAAATCCATGCTGTTGTCAGCCATTGGGCATCGTGAGATTCCCATTCCAGAGCACATAGATATCTACCACTTGACCCGGGAGATGGCCCCCAGCGAGAAGTCTGCTCTGCAGTGCGTTATGGAGGTGGACGAGCAGAGGATAATGCTGGagaaggaggcagagagacTGGCCCATGAAGACT CTGAATGTGAGAAGCTGATGGAGCTGTACGAGcgtctggaggagctggatgccGACAAAGCCGAGGTGCGAGCATCTCGGATCCTCCACGGCCTGGGCTTCAGCGCTGCCATGCAGCAGAAGAAACTCAAGGACTTCAGTGGAGGTTGGAGGATGCGCGTTGCTCTGGCCAG AGCTCTGTTCATTAAGCCCTTCATGCTGTTGTTGGATGAGCCCACTAACCATCTGGATCTGGATGCTTGCGTGtggctggaggaagagctgaagTC GTTCAAGCGAATCCTCGTGCTCATCTCTCACTCTCAAGACTTTCTGAACGGTGTGTGCACCAACATCATTCACCTGCACCAGCGAAAGCTCAAATACTACACG GGTAACTACGACCAGTATGTGaaaaccagagaggagctggaagaaaACCAGATGAAGCGCTTCAACTGGGAACAGGACCAGATCGCACACATGAAG AATTACATTGCCAGGTTTGGCCACGGCTCGGCGAAGCTGGCACGACAGGCCCAGAGCAAAGAGAAGACTCTGCAGAAGATGGTAGCGTCTGGCCTGACCGAAAAAGTTGTGAATGACAAG ActctgtcattttattttcctcccTGTGGGAAGATTCCTCCTCCTGTTATCATGGTTCAGAATGTGAGCTTCAAGTACAGTGACAACACA CCACACATATACAAAAACCTGGAGTTTGGTATCGACCTGGATACCCGCGTGGCTCTGGTGGGCCCCAACGGAGCTGGAAAATCcacgctgctgaagctgctcatGGGCGAG ctcctccccaCCGACGGCATGATCCGCAAACATTCTCATGTTAAGATCGGCAGATATCACCAG CATCTgactgagcagctggagctcgACTTGTCTCCTTTGGAGTACATGATGAAGTGTTTCCCTGAAAtcaaagaaaaggaggagatgaggaagaTCATCGGTCGCTATGGCctgacaggaaaacaacag GTCAGTCCGATCAGGAACTTGTCCGACGGTCAGAAGTGCCGGGTGTGCTTCGCTTGGTTGGCCTGGCAGAACCCTCACATGCTGTTCCTGGACGAGCCCACCAATCACCTCGACATCGAGACCATCGACGCGCTGGCGGAGGCGGTCAACGAGTTCGAGGGCGGGATGATGCTCGTCAGCCACGACTTCAGGCTCATCCAGCAG GTGGCCCAGGAGATCTGGGTGTGTGAGAATCAAACCATCACCAAGTGGAACCGGGACATCCTGGCGTACAAGGAGCATTTGAAGTCAAAGATTGAAAAGCAGCAAGCGCATGACATCTAA
- the LOC115394255 gene encoding uncharacterized protein LOC115394255 has protein sequence MSSAASPTIGELFLILSEMGFTEEQIQAAMQAGHFSVPEAAEWLLQGQYPRHKLVKQPSQPAETAFSAFNPPKETANTSEAHTSPADSRASPSLVLRPSQSCSLSPDPTPVESRIKQDKSDFEEKERQRVAQEARAERRQKKQERELVLKRIAEDRRSLQEKSQTSAAPESSPPSGQGQKLGGKVQTNVDNNCILMIRLPSGESMRERFSADAPLRSVVEHITGRHPSLPSFSLLQGFPRKRFGEAELACSLRSLGLTPNAALCIQTTPPETPQDPPSPAESPSAGQVEPSPCAVPPQPEIPDQDNAGEHIIPPPLPNQLWEEAVNYAGIPGAAPALSRPSHFWGRGQRLVPGEEAAVEADEEREEDPADVLNGMPQLPFFPENRIRGGFEPRHHWPEQGNRLREAPEEAAADPEDAGGPVAPVAAGLAAVERLQRAAQQDEPHSSQGQPSPPKRPFRTPNVPSLCALATRAAVHLMTAPSMQYSSSLAGLTAELAELLLNHMSRERLLRPRTLELFFGCPMQKFVLNNYPYSTNELLRQLRAFTALKHLSLVNSPLITDSGLSILSSLVKLQYLNLASCSKLTDSCLQHITGLKSLCFLSLDQTKVTDAGMVKYLQSAPSCLSQLSLNQTAVTEDTLAVLPSCVPQLRLLSIKQTKVKDVTALAEMSNLQTLNLDGTGVTESSLEHIATLPALSSLSLGGIAVLDGNHTLQIISGLKLTHLTLPGRHCVTDGGLSFLSSLSHLLELDLTDYTQVTDRGVSQLSTLTRLKKLSLSNTQVTDAGLPSLRGLQDLQELCLDRTAVTSRGVSELITCLPHLQVLGLASTQVGDTVVTRGLIRCNQLVKLNLSRTRITDRNLKFLKQMHLTQVNLDGTGVSLMGIVNLLSFTNISSIRASNTRTIPREDVSDEEWEAE, from the exons ACTATCGGGGAGTTGTTCCTCATCCTCAGTGAGATGGGTTTCACAGAGGAGCAGATTCAGGCAGCTATGCAGGCTGGCCACTTTTCAGTGCCAGAGGCAGCTGAGTG GCTCTTACAGGGTCAATATCCTCGGCACAAGCTGGTCAAGCAGCCGTCACAGCCAGCTGAGACGGCGTTTTCTGCTTTCAACCCTCCCAAAGAGACGGCAAACACGTCAGAGGCTCATACATCTCCTGCTGACAGCAGAG CAAGTCCTTCATTGGTTCTGAGACCGTCTCAGTCCTGCTCCTTGTCCCCGGATCCCACACCAGTTGAATCCCGAATCAAACAAGACAAGAGCGACTTTGAAGAGAAGGAAAGACAGCGCGTTGCTCAAGAAGCTCGAGCGGAGAGGAGACAAAAGAAGCAG GAGCGGGAGTTGGTGTTGAAACGGATCGCCGAGGATCGGAGGAGCTTGCAGGAGAAGAGCCAGACTAGTGCTGCTCCTGAGTCGTCTCCTCCGAGCGGTCAAGGCCAGAAGCTCGGAGGAAAGGTTCAGACAAATGTGGACAACAACTGCATCCTTATG ATCCGACTGCCGTCTGGTGAGTCCATGCGTGAGCGCTTCTCGGCCGACGCCCCACTGCGGAGCGTCGTGGAGCACATCACCGGGCGTCACCCGTCCCTGCCCTcgttctctctcctccagggtTTCCCACGGAAACGCTTCGGGGAGGCGGAGCTCGCCTGCTCGCTGCGCTCTCTCGGCCTCACCCCTAATGCCGCTCTGTGTATTCAGACCACTCCCCCAGAGACCCCTCAGGACCCCCCAAGTCCTGCAGAATCGCCGTCAGCAGGCCAGGTCGAGCCCTCGCCGTGTGCCGTGCCTCCTCAGCCAGAAATCCCTGACCAGGACAATGCAGGAGAGCACATCATCCCTCCTCCGCTCCCGAACCAGCTGTGGGAGGAGGCGGTGAATTACGCTGGGATACCCGGAGCGGCTCCTGCTCTGTCCAGGCCGTCTCACTTCTGGG GGCGAGGCCAGAGGTTGGTGCCCGGGGAGGAGGCTGCCGTGGAGGCCGATGAGGAACGAGAAGAAGACCCAGCTGACGTGCTCAACG GAATGCCCCAGCTGCCTTTCTTCCCGGAGAACAGGATCCGTGGAGGATTTGAGCCCAGGCACCACTGGCCGGAGCAAGGCAATAGACTCAG agaGGCCCCTGAGGAGGCCGCGGCGGACCCCGAGGATGCCGGAGGTCCGGTGGCCCCTGTGGCCGCCGGTCTGGCTGCAGTCGAGCGTCTCCAAAGAGCCGCGCAGCAGGACGAACCCCACTCCTCCCAGGGTCAACCGTCGCCGCCCAAAAGACCCTTCAGGACACCGAACGTGCCGTCTCTCTGTGCCTTGGCCACTCGAGCAGCTGTCCACCTCATGACCG ctcccagcatgcagtaCAGCAGCAGTCTGGCGGGCCTGACCGCCGAGCTGGCAGAGCTCCTCCTCAACCACATGTCTCGAGAGCGGCTGCTCCGTCCACGCACCCTGGAGCTCTTCTTCGGCTGCCCGATGCAGAAGTTCGTCCTCAACAACTACCCCTATTCTACCAATGAGCTCCTGCGGCAGTTACGGGCCTTCACGGCTCTGAAGCACCTCAGTCTGGTCAACTCGCCTCTCATAACAG ACTCCGGCCTCTCCATCCTGTCCAGCTTGGTCAAGCTTCAGTACCTCAACCTGGCATCCTGTAGCAAACTGACAGACTCCTGCTTGCAGCACATCACAG GATTGAAAAGCTTGTGCTTCCTCTCGCTGGATCAGACCAAAGTGACGGACGCCGGGATGGTGAAGTATCTGCAGTCGGCCCCGTCCTGCCTCTCCCAGCTCAGCCTGAACCAGACGGCCGTGACCGAAGACACGCTGGCGGTTCTGCCGAGCTGCGTGCCGCAGCTGCGACTTCTCAGCATCAAGCAGACGAAG GTTAAGGACGTGACAGCCCTGGCGGAGATGTCCAATCTTCAGACTCTGAACTTGGATGGGACGGGTGTGACGGAGAGCTCACTGGAGCACATCGCCACCCTCCCCGCCCTGTCGTCTCTCAGCCTGGGAGGAATCGCTGTGCTCGATGGCAATCATACCCTCCAGATTATCTCAG GTCTAAAGTTGACTCATCTCACCCTCCCTGGACGCCACTGCGTGACCGACGGCGGGCTTTCAttcctctccagcctctcaCACCTCTTAGAGCTGGACCTGACGGACTACACCCAGGTTACAGACCGGGGCGTAAGCCAGCTCTCCACCCTGaccag GTTGAAAAAGCTGTCTCTCAGTAACACCCAGGTGACAGACGCGGGGCTTCCTTCCCTGCGGGGGCTGCAGGACCTACAGGAGCTGTGTCTGGACCGGACGGCGGTCACCAGCCGGGGGGTGTCTGAACTCATCACCTGCCTGCCGCACCTTCAG GTGTTGGGCTTGGCCAGCACTCAGGTGGGAGACACGGTGGTGACAAGAGGCCTGATCCGCTGCAATCAGCTGGTTAAGCTGAACCTGAGCCGCACGCGGATCACAGATCGCA ATCTGAAGTTCCTGAAACAGATGCACCTGACTCAGGTGAACCTGGACGGCACCGGCGTCAGCCTGATGGGGATCGTCAACCTCCTGTCTTTCACCAACATCAGCAGCATCCGGGCCAGCAACACCCGCACCATCCCCCGCGAGGACGTCTCCGACGAGGAGTGGGAGGCCGAGTGA